A region of Takifugu rubripes chromosome 6, fTakRub1.2, whole genome shotgun sequence DNA encodes the following proteins:
- the LOC101073338 gene encoding adenosine receptor A2a-like isoform X1, which translates to MEAQRKSTEEHGNTMKHSQLAYIVLEVVIAILAVLGNVLVCWAVCLNSNLQNVTNLFVVSLAVADIAVGLLAIPFAIIISVGICAQFFGCLFIACFVLILTQSSIFSLLAIAVDRYVAIKNPLRYSSLVTGHRAKAIIALCWVLSFGIGLTPMLGWNNGPNTTAPTGTKSCPEGLIECLFEGVVTMDYMIYFNFFGCVLLPLLLMLIIYAHIFMAARHQLHQMGPKVTPISSPGEMSSPSKGSQSTLKKEVHAAKSLAIIVGFFALCWLPLHVINCFNYLCQNCERTHIWVMNTAIVLSHANSVINPFIYAYRIREFRQTFQRIIYQHIFGRRDGQVSEARAGDDQAVANNSIIRSPSGTSKDGSLCSTVVNSYILDTVSGRTSPVCSHWIATINDVPSALIPNKQDVNSPTVRQPCIMGCAVQDVAEFPKTLHETIDIWEIQNSGSKITFVNVKHTDCLCPTLLTDVS; encoded by the exons ATGGAAGCACAAAGAAAGTCGACAGAGGAACACGGAAACACGATGAAGCATTCCCAGCTGGCATATATTGTCCTGGAGGTGGTGATCGCCATTCTGGCTGTACTGGGGAACGTCCTGGTCTGCTGGGCGGTGTGTCTCAATTCAAACTTGCAGAATGTGACTAACCTGTTTGTGGTGTCTCTGGCTGTGGCAGATATCGCTGTGGGGCTCCTGGCAATTCCATTTGCCATCATCATCAG TGTCGGCATCTGTGCTCAGTTCTTTGGTTGCCTCTTCATTGCCTGCTttgtcctcatcctcacccaAAGTTCCATCTTTAGTCTGCTTGCTATTGCTGTGGACCGCTACGTTGCTATAAAAAACCCACTCAG GTACAGCAGCCTTGTAACAGGACACAGGGCAAAGGCCATTATCGCATTGTGCTGGGTGCTATCCTTTGGAATTGGCCTGACACCCATGCTGGGCTGGAACAATG GTCCAAATACGACAGCCCCCACAGGCACCAAGAGCTGCCCCGAAGGTCTGATAGAGTGTCTCTTTGAAGGAGTGGTAACCATGGACTACATGatctattttaatttttttggcTGTGTGTTGTTGCCCCTGTTGCTTATGCTCATCATCTATGCGCATATCTTCATGGCAGCACGGCACCAGTTACACCAGATGGGGCCTAAAGTCACGCCAATATCGTCTCCTGGAGAAATGAGCTCACCTTCTAAAGGTTCACAATCAACTCTTAAAAAGGAGGTGCATGCTGCCAAATCACTGGCCATCATTGTTGGATTCTTTGCTCTGTGTTGGCTCCCACTCCATGTCATCAACTGTTTCAACTACCTCTGTCAAAATTGTGAGCGCACACACATCTGGGTGATGAACACTGCTATCGTCCTGTCTCATGCTAACTCTGTCATAAATCCATTCATCTATGCCTATCGTATTCGGGAGTTCAGGCAGACTTTTCAGAGGATCATTTATCAGCACATTtttggacggagggatggacagGTCTCTGAGGCTAGGGCTGGTGATGATCAAGCTGTTGCTAACAACAGCATCATACGGTCTCCCTCTGGCACCAGTAAAGATGGTTCATTGTGCAGCACAGTGGTGAATAGCTACATCCTGGACACTGTGTCTGGGAGAACGTCACCAGTTTGCAGCCACTGGATAGCAACAATAAATGATGTGCCAAGCGCTCTGATACCCAACAAGCAAGATGTAAACAGTCCTACTGTGAGACAGCCGTGCATCATGGGATGTGCTGTTCAAGATGTTGCAGAATTCCCCAAAACTCTCCATGAAACAATAGATATTTGGGAGATTCAAAACAGTGGCAGTAAAATTACTTTTGTAAATGTAAAGCACACTGACTGTCTCTGCCCTACATTACTTACTGATGTTTCATGA
- the LOC101073338 gene encoding adenosine receptor A2a-like isoform X2 — MEAQRKSTEEHGNTMKHSQLAYIVLEVVIAILAVLGNVLVCWAVCLNSNLQNVTNLFVVSLAVADIAVGLLAIPFAIIISVGICAQFFGCLFIACFVLILTQSSIFSLLAIAVDRYVAIKNPLRYSSLVTGHRAKAIIALCWVLSFGIGLTPMLGWNNGPNTTAPTGTKSCPEGLIECLFEGVHGTSYTRWGLKSRQYRLLEK; from the exons ATGGAAGCACAAAGAAAGTCGACAGAGGAACACGGAAACACGATGAAGCATTCCCAGCTGGCATATATTGTCCTGGAGGTGGTGATCGCCATTCTGGCTGTACTGGGGAACGTCCTGGTCTGCTGGGCGGTGTGTCTCAATTCAAACTTGCAGAATGTGACTAACCTGTTTGTGGTGTCTCTGGCTGTGGCAGATATCGCTGTGGGGCTCCTGGCAATTCCATTTGCCATCATCATCAG TGTCGGCATCTGTGCTCAGTTCTTTGGTTGCCTCTTCATTGCCTGCTttgtcctcatcctcacccaAAGTTCCATCTTTAGTCTGCTTGCTATTGCTGTGGACCGCTACGTTGCTATAAAAAACCCACTCAG GTACAGCAGCCTTGTAACAGGACACAGGGCAAAGGCCATTATCGCATTGTGCTGGGTGCTATCCTTTGGAATTGGCCTGACACCCATGCTGGGCTGGAACAATG GTCCAAATACGACAGCCCCCACAGGCACCAAGAGCTGCCCCGAAGGTCTGATAGAGTGTCTCTTTGAAGGAGTG CACGGCACCAGTTACACCAGATGGGGCCTAAAGTCACGCCAATATCGTCTCCTGGAGAAATGA
- the LOC101073110 gene encoding small nuclear ribonucleoprotein Sm D3 yields MSIGVPIKVLHEAEGHIVTCETNTGEVYRGKLIEAEDNMNCQMSNITVTYRDGRVAQLEQVYIRGSKIRFLILPDMLKNAPMLKSMKNKNQGSGAGRGKAAILKAQVAARGRGRGGIGRGNIFQKRR; encoded by the exons ATGTCCATCGGTGTACCCATCAAGGTCCTGCACGAAGCAGAGGGACACATCGTCACCTGTGAGACCAACACTGGCGAGGTGTACCGTGGAAAGTTGATTGAAGCTGAGGACAACATGAACTGTCAG ATGTCTAACATTACTGTAACCTACCGCGATGGCCGTGTGGCTCAACTGGAGCAGGTCTACATCCGTGGAAGCAAGATTCGCTTCCTGATCCTGCCGGACATGTTAAAAAACGCTCCAATGTTAAAAAGTATGAAGAATAAGAACCAGGGATCTGGGGCAGGAAGAGGCAAAGCCGCTATTCTCAAAGCACAAG TGGCTGCAAGAGGCCGTGGCCGTGGGGGAATTGGACGGGGAAACATTTTCCAGAAGAGACGATAG
- the LOC101067210 gene encoding calcium/calmodulin-dependent protein kinase kinase 2-like translates to MFPCQVTPWTSAEPPNSCSIHGSTAHPAQPLPDLLCSCPPRAQSHPEIPSTDPIESIIVITEYESSRPPEEAKAGEEEEMDSCETAEAASSLASSLRNSSCDLLSHTMCQPAALLPHVTEQRGRLNLSDRKLSLQERSQTTASPCNSAGLSGRYIYPSLPYSPITSPHTSPRLPRRPTVESHSVSITDLQDCVQLNQYKLKDEIGKGSYGVVKLAYNEDDNTYYAMKVLSKRRLMRQAGFPRRPPPRGAKAASESLPQPKGPLERVYQEIAILKKLDHPNVVKLVEVLDDPNEDHLYMVFELVKKGPIMEVPTDKPFSEDQARFYFQDLLKGIGYLHYQRIIHRDIKPSNLLVGEDGHIKIADFGVSNQFEGTDALLTSTVGTPAFLAPEALSENRVNFSGKALDVWAMGVTLYCFLFGMCPFMDERIVSLHQKIKTQLLEFPELPDVTDDLKDLLMRMLDKNPELRISIPQIKVHPWVTRHGAEPLPPEDDHCCVLIEVTEEEVENSVKHVPSLATVILVRTMLRKRSFGNPFDWARKEERGMLCASGQPGP, encoded by the exons ATGTTTCCCTGCCAAGTCACCCCCTGGACCTCTGCCGAGCCCCCAAATTCCTGCAGCATTCATGGATCTACAGCACACCCCGCGCAGCCTCTGCCAGATTTACTGTGCAGCTGTCCTCCACGAGCTCAGAGTCACCCTGAGATACCTTCAACAGATCCCATAGAATCCATCATTGTGATCACTGAGTATGAATCCAGCAGGCCACCTGAAGAAGCTAAAGCAGGGGAG gaagaagagatgGACAGCTGTGAGACTGCTGAAGCCGCCTCGTCTTTGGCATCATCCTTGAGGAACTCATCCTGTGACCTGCTCTCTCATACAATGTGTCAGCCAGCGGCACTCCTCCCCCATGTCACTGAACAGAGGGGTCGTTTAAACCTTTCAGATAGGAAGTTATCTCTGCAGGAGCGTTCCCAAACGACAGCATCGCCTTGCAATTCTGCAGGTCTCAGCGGCCGCTACATCTACCCCTCACTGCCATATTCGCCCATTACTTCGCCACACACATCTCCACGTCTGCCACGCAGGCCTACGGTGGAGTCACACAGTGTTTCCATCACAGACCTGCAG GACTGTGTCCAACTCAACCAGTACAAACTGAAAGATGAGATCGGAAAG GGCTCTTATGGTGTCGTCAAGTTGGCCTACAATGAAGATGACAACACTTACTAT GCGATGAAAGTTTTGTCAAAAAGGAGGCTGATGAGACAGGCTGGGTTTCCAC gacgcccccccccccgaggagcTAAAGCTGCATCGGAAAGCCTCCCTCAACCCAAAGGTCCGCTGGAACGAGTCTACCAAGAGATTGCCATTCTAAAAAAACTGGACCATCCTAACGTAGTCAAGCTGGTAGAG GTTTTAGATGATCCAAACGAGGACCATCTCTACATGG tCTTTGAGTTGGTGAAAAAGGG GCCAATAATGGAGGTGCCAACAGATAAACCCTTCAGTGAGGATCAGGCCCGTTTTTACTTCCAAGATCTACTGAAGGGAATTGGATATC TTCATTACCAGAGGATCATCCATAGAGACATTAAACCATCCAACCTACTGGTGGGAGAAGATGGACACATCAAAATTGCAGACTTTGGAGTCAGTAACCAGTTTGAGGGAACTGATGCCCTCCTGACGAGCACAGTGGGGACACCAGCCTTTCTAGCCCCAGAAGCACTGTCTGAAAACAGGGTTAACTTCTCTGGAAAG GCCCTGGACGTTTGGGCCATGGGAGTCACGCTGtactgtttcctgtttggaaTG TGTCCTTTCATGGATGAGCGCATTGTCAGCCTTCATCAGAAAATCAAGACACAGTTACTGGAGTTTCCTGAACT TCCCGATGTGACAGATGATCTTAAAGATCTGTTGATGAGGATGCTGGACAAAAACCCAGAGCTCCGAATTTCGATCCCACAGATTAAG GTTCACCCGTGGGTGACGAGGCATGGTGCTGagcctcttcctcctgaagatgaccattgttgtgttttgattgaggtaacagaggaggaggtggagaactCCGTCAAACATGTTCCCAGTCTGGCAACAGTG ATCCTTGTGAGGACAATGCTGAGGAAGCGCTCCTTTGGAAATCCATTTGACTGGGCCCGTAAAGAGGAGCGTGGCATGTTGTGTGCTTCGGGACAGCCTGGCCCATGA